From the Gemmatimonadaceae bacterium genome, one window contains:
- a CDS encoding glycogen/starch synthase: MVPGITARPRRNSHASPLRSASGHAVTVVHLTAEYTPYARTGGLAEAVQGLANIQTRQGIPVVVIVPLYREARNVARNLVPIGKAVDVYVGPRREQVRFFRDGDITSGPMVIFVDHPGYFDRDGIYVERGADYPDNPRRFALFTRAALEVIPMVVKGPVLVHAHDWHSALALVYMRTYADLRRRYQGTAAVVSVHNGGYQGHFSPAIIGDLGIPPETFNYHQLEWYGKVNLLKGGLAFCDFAVTVSPSHSSELRTPEGGFGLHAMFASMGERFQGITNGIDQKIWNPATDTQITANFTRHDTSNKAKCKAALQRTFGLPQRSRVPVFGMCGRLVKQKGFDILLASGALNALDAQFVFLGAGEERYKAGLRSIAARRPQHVSSEFKFTDKIEHRLIAGSDLLLMPSEYEPCGLTQMRAQRYGALVIGRRVGGISDTVHDDATGFLFDAFTPGAFDHAVGRALQRYNDTAAWRPRMHEAMGRDFGWESSASRYLQLYRRALAAANPGS; the protein is encoded by the coding sequence ATGGTGCCCGGAATCACCGCGCGCCCGCGCAGGAATTCGCACGCGTCACCGCTCCGCTCGGCGTCAGGCCATGCCGTCACTGTGGTTCACCTCACGGCGGAATACACTCCCTACGCGCGCACCGGCGGGCTCGCCGAAGCGGTGCAGGGCCTTGCGAACATCCAGACGCGGCAGGGCATCCCGGTAGTCGTCATCGTGCCGCTTTACCGCGAAGCACGGAACGTCGCCAGGAATCTCGTACCGATCGGGAAAGCAGTAGATGTGTACGTGGGCCCGCGTCGCGAGCAGGTGCGCTTCTTCCGCGACGGCGACATCACGAGTGGCCCAATGGTCATCTTCGTCGATCACCCGGGATACTTCGACCGGGACGGAATTTATGTCGAACGGGGAGCCGACTATCCGGATAATCCACGCCGTTTTGCTCTCTTCACGCGTGCGGCACTCGAAGTGATCCCGATGGTGGTGAAGGGGCCGGTGCTCGTTCACGCACACGATTGGCATTCGGCATTGGCGCTCGTCTATATGCGCACCTATGCGGATCTGCGCCGGCGATATCAGGGCACGGCAGCTGTTGTTTCGGTTCACAACGGCGGCTACCAGGGACACTTTTCTCCGGCCATTATCGGCGACCTTGGAATTCCTCCGGAAACTTTCAACTACCACCAGCTCGAGTGGTACGGAAAGGTCAACCTTCTCAAGGGCGGCCTGGCGTTCTGTGATTTCGCGGTGACGGTGAGTCCAAGCCACTCCAGTGAGCTGCGCACTCCGGAAGGAGGATTCGGACTCCATGCTATGTTTGCGTCGATGGGTGAGCGATTCCAGGGAATCACGAACGGGATCGACCAGAAAATCTGGAATCCCGCAACGGATACACAGATCACCGCGAACTTCACGCGCCACGACACGTCGAACAAAGCGAAATGCAAGGCAGCGCTCCAGCGGACGTTCGGGCTTCCGCAGCGCAGCCGTGTTCCCGTTTTCGGGATGTGCGGACGGCTGGTGAAGCAGAAGGGGTTCGACATTCTCCTTGCCAGCGGCGCACTGAACGCACTCGATGCGCAATTCGTTTTCCTCGGCGCGGGCGAGGAGCGCTACAAGGCGGGACTGAGGAGCATCGCCGCCCGGCGGCCGCAGCATGTCAGTTCCGAATTCAAGTTCACCGACAAGATCGAGCATCGGCTGATTGCCGGCTCCGACCTTTTGCTGATGCCTTCGGAGTATGAGCCGTGCGGGCTGACGCAGATGCGCGCGCAACGGTACGGTGCGCTCGTCATCGGGCGGCGAGTAGGTGGGATCAGCGACACGGTGCACGACGACGCAACTGGGTTCCTGTTCGATGCGTTCACTCCGGGCGCCTTCGACCATGCGGTGGGCCGCGCATTGCAACGCTACAACGACACGGCAGCATGGCGGCCTCGCATGCACGAAGCGATGGGCCGCGACTTTGGCTGGGAAAGCTCGGCGAGCCGCTACCTCCAGCTCTATCGCCGCGCGCTCGCCGCCGCCAACCCAGGGAGCTGA
- a CDS encoding 1,4-alpha-glucan branching protein domain-containing protein: MDFVLALHSHLPYVLNHGRWPHGSDWICEAAVDTYLPLIDSLNALADEQIAAPVTVGITPILANQLASAVFESELRQFFGQRLEACDEAEADMRNTADSHLIPVVGYWRNRLHSLLALYDSLDGNILGAFRELEENGRLELITSAATHGFLPLLARDESIRFQLAVGHAEHERLFGKRAAGLWMPECAYRPAGPWQPLPSARAYRHRDGLETFLMEAGVRFVFVDAHLAGAGRPLGVYGELPTSPRELVQARQAREPRTQHSPYRPYWIGEHGQRLAPRALIRDPRSSMQVWSRHGGYPGDGAYLEFHKIRYPGGLKMWRVTSETAGLGDKLGYDPDAARTQVLRHARHFARLLGRVGGAVQSRGGELVVAPFDTELFGHWWFEGVDFVEELYRQIDIQGEVRPVTASSHLDNARSDDALRLSAGSWGKDGDWSMWLNPETAWTWEKLWPLEEEFWRVAPDAIRRPELHSILAQAARELLLAQSSDWQFIITTGEAADYAEARINLHIADCAKLMEALRSGDGDLESARQLAEELHVRDAIFPNVLDSLRSCLPA, encoded by the coding sequence ATGGATTTCGTTCTCGCGCTTCACAGTCATCTCCCCTACGTGCTGAACCACGGCCGCTGGCCGCACGGCAGCGACTGGATCTGCGAAGCCGCGGTCGACACGTACCTGCCTCTCATCGACTCGCTTAACGCACTCGCGGATGAGCAGATTGCCGCGCCGGTGACTGTCGGCATCACACCCATCCTCGCCAACCAGCTGGCGAGCGCCGTGTTCGAAAGTGAGCTGCGCCAGTTCTTTGGCCAGCGACTGGAAGCGTGCGACGAGGCTGAAGCAGACATGCGAAACACCGCCGACTCGCACCTGATTCCGGTCGTCGGATACTGGCGAAATCGCCTCCACAGCCTGCTGGCGCTCTACGACTCTCTCGACGGAAATATTCTCGGAGCATTCAGAGAACTCGAAGAGAACGGACGCCTCGAGCTCATCACCTCGGCTGCGACCCACGGCTTTCTTCCACTGTTGGCGCGCGATGAGAGCATCCGCTTTCAACTTGCGGTTGGCCATGCAGAGCATGAGCGATTGTTTGGGAAACGTGCGGCGGGATTGTGGATGCCTGAATGCGCCTACCGTCCGGCGGGCCCATGGCAGCCGTTGCCGAGTGCTCGTGCGTATCGGCATCGGGACGGGCTGGAGACGTTTCTCATGGAGGCCGGCGTACGCTTCGTTTTCGTCGACGCGCATCTGGCCGGTGCGGGTCGCCCGCTCGGCGTTTACGGCGAGCTTCCGACATCGCCGCGCGAACTGGTTCAGGCGCGGCAGGCGAGGGAGCCACGCACGCAGCATTCGCCATACCGACCATACTGGATTGGGGAGCACGGCCAGCGACTGGCGCCCCGCGCACTGATTCGCGACCCGCGCTCGTCGATGCAGGTCTGGTCGCGGCACGGCGGCTACCCTGGCGACGGTGCTTATCTCGAGTTTCACAAGATTCGGTATCCCGGTGGCCTCAAGATGTGGCGGGTAACGTCGGAGACGGCGGGTCTCGGCGACAAGCTAGGGTACGACCCGGATGCCGCGCGTACTCAGGTGCTGCGACACGCGAGGCATTTTGCGAGACTGCTCGGCCGCGTTGGCGGAGCGGTGCAATCACGCGGTGGGGAGCTCGTCGTTGCGCCGTTCGACACCGAGCTGTTCGGGCACTGGTGGTTCGAGGGCGTGGACTTCGTCGAGGAGCTCTACCGTCAGATCGACATCCAGGGCGAAGTGCGGCCGGTAACGGCGTCGTCGCACCTCGACAACGCACGCTCGGACGATGCACTTCGTCTCTCTGCTGGTTCCTGGGGGAAGGACGGGGACTGGAGCATGTGGCTGAATCCCGAGACCGCATGGACCTGGGAGAAGCTCTGGCCGCTCGAGGAAGAGTTCTGGCGCGTGGCTCCCGACGCGATCCGGCGGCCGGAGCTGCATTCCATTCTGGCGCAGGCGGCGCGCGAGCTGTTGCTTGCCCAGTCGTCCGATTGGCAGTTCATCATTACCACCGGCGAAGCAGCAGATTATGCCGAGGCGCGCATCAACCTTCACATCGCTGACTGTGCAAAGTTGATGGAGGCACTGAGGAGCGGTGACGGCGATCTCGAGAGTGCGCGCCAGCTCGCGGAAGAGTTGCACGTTCGTGATGCGATTTTCCCCAACGTTCTCGACTCGTTGAGGTCGTGTCTGCCGGCGTGA